The Prunus dulcis chromosome 5, ALMONDv2, whole genome shotgun sequence genomic sequence GGGAAGCCAACCGAAATAAGCATACCCCAAAAGTCTGAACATTGTGAAGCCACAGAAGACGAGACTTacagaaaaggaaataaacaAGATGAAAGCCAGGTTTCCAATTTGAATCACATGGCTGAAAACCGTATAAGAAGTCAACTTTTGATGTCAGATGTTGGGCATGTACATTCTGAAAATAACTACAATGAGGCTTCCTGCAGTAATACTGGATGGAGGAACCAGCCAAGTCCAGGAAGACAGTGGATGGCACGACTGGCATCCCCGGTTCGTGACATGCCTGAATCTTCTTCAAAGTTGCCCCTGCGGACAAGGGAGAACACCTTGAAGGCAAAGCTTCTTGAAGCAAGGTCGAGGGGACAACGGCCGCGTTCGAAAGCTTCCAAAAACACCTCTTGATCTTCTTAGGAGATGTTGGCTTGAACACTCTGAAAGGGTTTGCTGATCCTGCATTGATTGCCTGCTGGTAGTGGGGATTTGCTTCTTGTGAATATTTCCGTGACAGAGTCTTTTGATATGGATATCTTTGTCCTCACTCACTGGAgttctgtttctctctctgtggtaGGTTTTCAAAGAGAAGTCTGTATATGAGTGTAATGTTAAAACGTTCCATAGCCTACACAGATCATAAAGAGTTGAAGACCAACAACAATTTTGAGCTATGCTTTCTGGCCGTATAATGTGCCATGTAATGTAGGTTGGGAAAGAAAGTTAAGAAAGTTgaggaaagaaaatcataGGTCTCTTTCTTTAGTggtactttttttcttcatgttggAAGAGGTTCTAAGTTCGAATCCTCTTCCAATGATTATAAAAAAGCCCTAAATTGTATGTTTAATAAGTTTTTTGAACTCACATTATGGAATCACTTGAAGTTAAACTGACATGTAAAAAATTGCCAATTTTAGAAGGGGTCTGTAgttcaagtgattaagagtaTATATCTTGTACTTTAGGTCTTAGGTTCAATTCTTCTCTTTccaatatcgtttgtataaaataataataaaattattgtcATCATATCATAtgatgaaacaaaaataaagcttaacaaaattatttgaaattatcTCAATATTTTGGTcatatttatttagtgaagTATAggcaaaataaaagaaagacaagAACTACCTACTCATCAACATATTATATAGTCCCTCTCAGCTTTCCatagagtgagagagagatggcaGCGGCGTCGTTTAGGTGGGTACTACAGCTGCACAAGGACGTGCCAAAAGCTGCTCGGTTCTACTCCGAAGGCTTGGACTTCACCGTCGATGTATGTACTCTTCGCTGGGCTGAGCTTCAATCCGGCCCACTCAAACTTGCCCTCATGCAATCCCCCAAGTAACTTTCTCTGCCCAAGACTGGGAGTTTTATGCACACTACCTGTTTGCTTATTTGTCTACAAGAGTTGTTTACTCACCGATTGCCATGAAATATTACATTTTTGTATAAGTTTGTGTGTTGACATAAAAATGAAGTTCTGGTTCTTGGACTTTGATCCTATTAACATGGTGTCACTGGGTTTTCTgtttatttaacaataaaacaaTTATGGTTGTGGAGTATTTGATCGAAAATGGTAGCTGTTAATCAAGTTTCACAGTGATCATGTCATGCAGAAGGGAATGGGATACTCTTCACTTCTGTCTTTCACAGTGAAGGACATTAATCAAACAATGACAAAACTAATGGCTTTAGGAGCTGAGCTAGATGGCCctatcaaatatgaaatccATGGCAAGGTGATGACCGAAATTCTAACAAGAACTTTGATGtaacttatttttctattattgCTTTTGTGGATGCAGAATTTCATGTAACAATCTTGTGGCCAGGTTGCATCCATGCGGTATATTGATGGGCACATGTTAGGCCTCTACGAACCCGCCTAGGAGCTCCAGAAGAAGTCCCTTAAATGCAACTAGATGAAATAGTAGGCTGCTTGGAACTTTTGTTATGGCATTTTGAAATCTTTTGAACACAGAGAGAAGATGTGAGAgatttctccttttcttgGGTTCCCTTCAACAATTGACAGTGTTTTTTCATCCAAATCGATCACAGTTGTGCACAGAGTGTAAAGCAATGGACCTGGAAACACGGCAAACAGTGTTACCACAAACGTCTTGGAGGGGACAAAAAGGAAGTTTAATCTATGTTCTAAATCACCTATCATGTAGATGGGGTACTTTGGGTCATCTGTATCTCCTAGAAGTGATAGGAAATCTTCTTTTGATCTTTTAGGTAGCACAGCCGCTTTGCTTTGCCTTGTTTTTGAGTTCTCATCATGTACCTTCACAGAAAccaattattttaatttagttgaaattgaagcaaGTTGAATGATCGGCTtcaaattatttgattttacttTTCTGTGTAGAATCTACTGCATTGTACCACCAATCTGTTTGGCATACAATTTTGCTTTACCTGATCAACCTGCAGATGGAGATACATATTTGCACGGAAGAATGGTGTTGCACCAACCTCATAAACTGAAACCCGGTTTCTTGACGCAGTTTCTACATTCGAAATTTTGCGTGTCCTGGTCTCAATCAGATTGTAACTGTGTCCAATGGAAACTTCTGATGATTTGATTCTCTGAAGAGTCAATTCAAGCCATTAAAACAACTGACAATGAAGCAAACACAGATGCTTAAAGAACTCAACATTACCATGCCTTACACATAATGCGTCATCAATGCTTGCTGCTTCGAGGAGGTCTCGTGAGATGAAGTTCCTCCCTATGCCTCCAGCAACAATCTCACTTTCAGAAGGGGGTACCGAATTCAGCGTAAAAGCCTGTAGGTTATGCATTGGATAACTTTTTCAGCATACAATTTGGTTTTGCTCCTGTCATTTGATTTCAAACACTGCAAAatagtaaaaacaaaatttaccAATCCATGACTGTTGAGCCCAAATGCACAGCTAGGGAGGTCCCCTGCATAAGTATAAGCAATGAACGATAGCCCATTGAGCAGAGTTCCCTTTATCAAATAGCTGCAAAATGGTCAACAAGGCGTTGACTTATTGTCACAAGATTTGCAAAAGTGGAAAAAAtgcaagagaaagagaatgagCATACGCGTGGCCAACCAAAGCAACATTTGCATCTTCATTGTGTGCCACAACTGCCATGGACTCACTAGCAACAAGAACATCAGAACAGTCATCTGGGGTATCGATTCCCTGGTTTATCACCATCTTAGGAAGAAATGCAAGAATCTCCTTCCTGAAGTTGATTAGTATAATCTGCACATGATAATTAAACAACCACAATGTGACCAATTAATGCAATTAATGAATGGgacaatt encodes the following:
- the LOC117628191 gene encoding uncharacterized protein LOC117628191 gives rise to the protein MAAASFRWVLQLHKDVPKAARFYSEGLDFTVDVCTLRWAELQSGPLKLALMQSPNDHVMQKGMGYSSLLSFTVKDINQTMTKLMALGAELDGPIKYEIHGKVASMRYIDGHMLGLYEPA
- the LOC117629022 gene encoding uncharacterized protein LOC117629022, translated to MVEAKGLEIFEVGPCEDAYRMGFLIGQRFSNQIKSRLANDLILQNQLLPFAQTPEAQQLLQSLTENNRNKFPRYWEELIGTAEGSGVPVLQIILINFRKEILAFLPKMVINQGIDTPDDCSDVLVASESMAVVAHNEDANVALVGHAYLIKGTLLNGLSFIAYTYAGDLPSCAFGLNSHGLAFTLNSVPPSESEIVAGGIGRNFISRDLLEAASIDDALCRIKSSEVSIGHSYNLIETRTRKISNVETASRNRVSVYEVGATPFFRANMYLHLQVDQVHDENSKTRQSKAAVLPKRSKEDFLSLLGDTDDPKYPIYMIGPLLYTLCTTVIDLDEKTLSIVEGNPRKGEISHIFSLCSKDFKMP